One part of the Streptococcus sp. oral taxon 431 genome encodes these proteins:
- a CDS encoding response regulator transcription factor, whose translation MHKILLVEDDPVIRQQVGKMLSEWGFEVVMVEDFMEVLTLFVQSQPHLVLMDIGLPLFNGYHWCQEIRKISKVPIMFLSSRDQAMDIVMAINMGADDFVTKPFDQQVLLAKVQGLLRRSYEFGRDESLLEYAGVILNTKSMDVHVNGKAISLTKNEFQILRVLFEHAGNIVARDDLMRELWNSDFFIDDNTLSVNVARLRKKLEEEGLIGFIETKKGIGYGLKHA comes from the coding sequence ATGCACAAGATTTTACTAGTAGAAGATGATCCAGTTATTCGTCAGCAAGTTGGGAAAATGCTCTCCGAATGGGGTTTTGAAGTAGTTATGGTAGAAGACTTCATGGAAGTTCTGACACTATTTGTTCAATCTCAACCTCATCTGGTTCTCATGGATATCGGCTTGCCTCTCTTTAATGGTTATCACTGGTGCCAGGAGATTCGCAAGATTTCCAAAGTTCCTATTATGTTTCTGTCTTCAAGAGACCAGGCTATGGACATCGTGATGGCTATTAACATGGGGGCAGATGATTTTGTGACCAAGCCTTTTGACCAGCAGGTACTTTTAGCTAAGGTACAAGGATTATTGCGCCGCTCTTATGAGTTTGGACGGGATGAGAGTCTCCTAGAGTATGCTGGAGTTATCCTCAATACCAAATCTATGGATGTGCATGTCAATGGCAAAGCTATCAGTTTAACAAAGAATGAATTTCAGATTTTACGGGTTTTATTTGAACATGCAGGAAATATCGTAGCGCGTGATGACTTGATGCGTGAACTCTGGAACAGTGACTTTTTTATTGACGACAATACCTTGTCTGTTAATGTCGCTCGTTTGCGTAAGAAATTGGAGGAAGAAGGTTTGATTGGTTTTATTGAAACCAAGAAAGGAATAGGGTACGGATTGAAACATGCTTGA